In the genome of Lathyrus oleraceus cultivar Zhongwan6 chromosome 4, CAAS_Psat_ZW6_1.0, whole genome shotgun sequence, the window ACATGAGAAGTTTGATAACATAATGATATTGAATGGGTATAAAGTGATTGAAAGTTACAAATGCATTATTACAAATATGAGAATCGCAGTTGCATTATCATATGTCTCTATGTAAACGATCTACTCATATTTGGATCAAATATTCAGGACGTTAATAATGTGAAATCATTGTTGTGCAACAACTTTGACATGAAAGACCTCGAAGAAGCGAGCGTGAATCTTGGTATCAAGATCACGAGATCCGAACAAAGAATTCATTTGGATTTATCACACTATGTAGAAAAAATCTTAAAGAAATATAATTACTTTGACTGTAAATCTATGTGTACGCCATATAATCCAAGTGCGAAACTGTTTGATAAGACTAGAGAAAGTATCAGACAAATCGAATATGCGAGCATTATTGGCAGTCTTAGGTATTCCTCTGATTGTACTAGACCCGATAATGCATATGTCATAGGATTGTTGTGCAGGTTTACTAGTAGACCGATTAATGAGCATTGGCAAGCTATTTAGTGAGTCATGCAATATCTTAAAAAGACTGTGAATCTTGGTTTTCATTATTAGAGGTTTCCTATTGTACATGAAGGATACAGTGATGCGGATTGGAATATCTTATTAGATGATTCCAAAGTAACAACTGGCCATATATTCAATATAGTTGGAGGAGTTGTATCTTGGAAATCAAAGAAACAAACTATCTTGACTCAGTCCACGATGGAGTCTGAGATGATAGTATTAGCGACTGCTAATGAAAAAGTAAGTTGGTTAAAATGCTTCCTAGCTAAGATCCCTTTGTTGGAAAAACTTATGCCAACTGTGTTGATCCACTACGATGGTACCGCGACTATTACAAAAATTAAGAACCATTATTATAATGGTAAAAGACGTCAAATTAGAAGAAAGAATATCAATGTTAGAGGTTATATCTCTAAAGGAGATGTAAGAGTGGATCGTGTACGCACTAATGTAAATTTAGCATATCCTTTGACGAAAGGATTAGCTAGAGAGAAAGTCTAGAATACATCAAAGAAGATGAGACTAATTCCTATAGAGAAACGAGTTTCTCATGATGGTAACCTGACCTAAATGACTGGAGATCCCAAGAAATAGGTTTGATGGATAATAACAAGTTGTGAGTAATATGAGGTGATCATGCTAGAGTAAATAAGAGAAGCATGAATCTTGAAGCCATAAGAGGATGACATAATAGAAACTCTTAATGAGATTTATACTTTGTATGAGGGAATACATATGCTACAGGAGTACTCATGATAGACTCAACTATGTAATTGTGAAACTTATTTCGGTTCCTATGGAATTGCGAAGCAACATTCCTAGAGCCTTCACTAAACCGGGATACACGTGCATGACCATTAAAGCACAGGCTATTAGAATACACCTTTAGAAAATATTGTGGGTAGGTTTCATGTTTGAGATGGAATTCAAGACAATTGTGTCACTCTTGTTGAATCGGAATCCTACTTGCTACGCAAAGATTCAAGTCGTAGACACCTTTGTTTATGCACAATCTTAGAAACGTTTGACGTTACTTCTAAAACACTTTTTTAAATCAAGTGAGTGATTAAAAGGTTCCTCTAGGATTTGAACTCTAATGGGATTTTTAGTTAAATCATCATCTCTATATAAAGAAAGTGTTTACGTTGTGGCAGACACACACTTGAAAAGAGTATTCACGCATCCTAAGAATTTATCTATTTATGTTTTATAATGTGTCTTACTTGTGTAAAACTATATAATTGTTATTCTTTTCTACCGTGAAGATATAGAGTTTTTGGTCTATATTCGTGAAATTGTCAAGTCTTATACATTGATTCATGCAAATATATGAAAGAGTGTTTAAATGAAAGGGAGGGGATCTCATATTTAAAAAGAGTTTAAGTTGAAATTCATGGATAATATTGAAAAAATGACAAGAGTTCAAATGAAACCGTCGTATAAGGCACTCCTCTAGACATACATGTGACAATTTCCTTTCCTTTGGAATGCCGATTACTATTGATATTTTCTTTTTAATCAACAAGATTTCAGACAATATCTTCCTTTTGTACAAGTCACTTCCATTGCTTAGAAAGCTTAACGGGCAATGCATTAGACAATCTTGCATTCCAACTATACCACACGTAATGATGAATTTGAAATCATCAACTAAAGACTTTTAGCATAAACAAGTTTCCTTTCCTAATAATTAGAACAAACTATTGGGAAAAAAAGTACTTATATGCACGTAGGTATTTATGAAGCAAATAACATCAAGAAACTTATTATTACTACAATTTGCGTATACCTTTCCATTTGTGAAGCTGTTGCTGTGGGAGTGTATTGGtaacaaaaggaaaaataataCATTTTGGTCTCTCAAGTTTACAAGAAAGAAATGCATGTCAGAAACTATAAAAGGCTTTTTGTGAAGGAGACAATATAATTACTTTGTATCAATAATGAAATGCAAGTACTGAACAAAGGTATCTTTAATTTCCACCAACAACACCATGTGATGATAAACTCTCTAAAAGTCTGTACAACTATCTTAAATGGTACTATTTTCTGCATAAAATCACAATTGAACCAATCCTATGTATGCATTATTCACTAGTCAGCAACATATTGCTCCAAGATGACTCAAGTACGAGTCAAATTATTCACAAGACTTTAGATACAAAGAGTCCATTAATCGCAAGTCAAATTATTGATTCAGATACCGATATTAAACTATGCCGCACCCACACTTCCAAACAAGTGCATTTGTGTCAGTGTCGTGTTAGACGTTCGTGTCTGAGTCTGTGCTTCATAATATTAGATCGTAAGAAAAAGTCTATCACATTAAATTATTATCACCGAAGTGGTTTGAAACCATGTTTTATCATATATCTTAACAAGTATCCGAGTCCCCTCACTTATCGTGCAACAACATATACTTTTTGATAATTGAAATATACATATGTGAAGAGTCCAAAAATTGCAAGTAAGTTATTGGTTCTGAAACCAATGTTACACTATATAACACCGACACTATTAAAAAAACGGATATATATTCGTATTAGTGTCGGTGTTGTATCAGATATTTGTATCTGTGTCCGTCAAAAACACTCAAATATTATCACATTAATGACTTGAAACCATGTTTTACGAGATACCTTAACAAGTATTAGAGTCTCCTCACTTCCTCACTTATGTATCTTGAAACAATATATACCTTTTGATATGGAAAACCTAATTTTACAATACCTGCTATACATTTATTTTAACAAAACCTAATTTTCTCTTAAAAACACCTCATAGAAATTCTGCCATGCTTACAACAATACTACAGAAACATATAAAGAAACCATAAAGGTAAACAGTTTTAACAAACTAGTAACCAATCTAATCTATATGTAACATGAAACTCAGATTCTTCTAGAAAGTGACACTTGAAATAATTGTTACACCTTGAAATCAAATCAGTTGAATTAGCTTAAGAAATTTAGAGAcagaaaaatgtttattttttctGTGACTAATTTCAGTAATTATTTCAACCTTGTTCTTAATTATAGTAACTGAATGATTGTTTCATCTCAAAGCCTTAAGGACAAGTCAAGTTGGTTAATATCTTCCTGAACATGTTCAGAAGGAGTGTTATAACCCCTTGACCAAGAAGAACTGACACCTTCCTTATTAGAATTACCACCATAACTAAATTCTTTTCTTCCACCATACCTCATAAAATGACCTCCTTGTCCATGGTCATTGTGAAGATGAGAATTTCCATGGGCAAAAGTAGTGTTGTAGTTTGAAGGGTGTTCTGGTAATTCATTATAAGATTGCATGGCTGAAGTTATCTCTCTACTCTTCTTGGCAAGTGTCCTTTCAAGTTTGTGAGCATTTTGGTGTCCTCCCAAAGCTTGAGAACTGTAAAACTTTCTCTGACAGTAGTTGCATGAGAATATCCTTTGCTCCGTTGAACTTATAGGTGAGGATGATGACGATGAAGAAGATGGTTCAAGAACAAGATCTAGAttcagatgatgatgatgaatattCTCATTTTGTGGTTGGTTAATTAAGTGAAGAGAAGTATTAGGATGAAAATTATTCATAAGTAGCTATATATATATCTAGATATagagagatagagatagagagagaaagagagagaggAAAAATGTTATTGTGGTTTGAAAGATGAAACTGAAAGTGTAGTTATATATGGAGGAAATGTAAAAGAGAGAGACCCTTAAGTTAAAGGTTCATTGTTCCTTGAAGAGAGAAATAGTAGAAAAAGAAAGAGGGACATATATCTGCAAGT includes:
- the LOC127138549 gene encoding zinc finger protein 2; the encoded protein is MNNFHPNTSLHLINQPQNENIHHHHLNLDLVLEPSSSSSSSSPISSTEQRIFSCNYCQRKFYSSQALGGHQNAHKLERTLAKKSREITSAMQSYNELPEHPSNYNTTFAHGNSHLHNDHGQGGHFMRYGGRKEFSYGGNSNKEGVSSSWSRGYNTPSEHVQEDINQLDLSLRL